The following proteins are encoded in a genomic region of Corylus avellana chromosome ca4, CavTom2PMs-1.0:
- the LOC132180045 gene encoding uncharacterized protein LOC132180045 yields MAGVEPVHVHEAVAALQGDMADNIDQLGTISSLAAAKRRQHRRQYLRRTIVRPPIASALPSLPAPKPPLINPSTLRFLFEKKLRKSDVSSTGRIVIPKIEAEMYLPTLDGRENVSMQLVDMYSQQVWSFKFRFWANNHSRMYIFDDTKEFIKVHKLVVGDSITVFQDYQYGNYLIGAGKNGVEQVPSHTTDNAVKANLPAMDEYGNSSLYYGTTNMINDYNVATDNAVNANLPAMDELYGSSLCYGISTNMTDDYISFYSGLSPNNPQLDPFNDYPTAFYSGQNPDNPQLDPSNDYSSAFYAGLNLGIPQIDPYNDYSTAFYTGLNPEIPQIVDPSNDFSTAFYSGQNQDNPQLEPPALLGNLNHQLFNRTDGIVVNSNLPVDTVDEYGLPIYNGTPEMDDYSMDFYSEAYPQPEQSACSNLLDFANLFG; encoded by the exons ATGGCTGGCGTAGAACCTGTGCATGTTCATGAGGCTGTCGCGGCATTGCAGGGAGACATGGCTGACAATATTGATCAACTCGGTACTATTTCAAGCCTCGCTGCGGCTAAGAGGAGGCAACACCGTAGGCAGTATCTGAGGCGTACCATAGTGAGGCCACCTATAGCGTCGGCTCTGCCTTCCCTTCCGGCGCCAAAGCCCCCG CTAATCAATCCATCAACGCTGAGATTTCTCTTCGAGAAGAAATTGAGGAAAAGTGATGTGAGTTCTACTGGACGCATTGTGATTCCAAAG ATTGAAGCTGAAATGTATCTCCCTACACTGGATGGGAGAGAAAACGTCAGCATGCAATTGGTTGATATGTACAGTCAGCAAGTTTGGAGCTTCAAATTCAG GTTTTGGGCCAATAATCACAGTCGCATGTACATATTCGATGACACGA AGGAATTCATCAAGGTGCATAAATTAGTTGTTGGAGACTCCATTACAGTGTTCCAAGATTATCAGTATGGCAACTAT CTCATCGGTGCTGGTAAGAATGGCGTCGAACAAGTTCCGTCTCATACAACAGATAACGCCGTGAAGGCAAACTTGCCGGCTATGGATGAATATGGTAATTCGTCGCTTTATTATGGAACCACCAACATGATCAATGACTACAACGTTGCCACAGATAACGCCGTGAATGCAAATTTGCCGGCTATGGATGAATTATATGGTTCGTCGCTTTGCTATGGAATTAGCACCAACATGACGGACGACTACATTTCCTTCTACAGTGGATTGAGCCCAAACAACCCACAACTTGACCCATTCAATGACTACCCCACAGCCTTCTACAGTGGACAGAACCCAGACAATCCACAGCTTGACCCATCTAATGACTACTCCTCGGCCTTCTACGCTGGACTGAACCTAGGAATCCCACAGATTGACCCATATAATGATTACTCCACGGCCTTCTACACTGGACTGAACCCAGAAATCCCACAGATTGTTGACCCATCTAATGACTTCTCCACTGCCTTCTACAGTGGACAGAACCAAGACAATCCACAGCTTGAGCCGCCTGCATTATTGGGGAATCTGAACCACCAACTTT TTAATCGTACGGATGGCATCGTAGTGAATTCAAACTTACCCGTTGACACTGTGGATGAATATGGTTTACCGATTTATAATGGAACACCTGAAATGGATGACTATTCCATGGACTTCTACAGTGAAGCGTATCCACAGCCCGAGCAATCCGCCTGCTCTAACTTGCTGGATTTTGCTAATCTCTTCggatga
- the LOC132179924 gene encoding uncharacterized protein LOC132179924 encodes MAFAALGLVLRTHLILPRPLVFCARKVRHCGSIAAAEPVAKHGRELVGRNSKGHEWKKLNSEELGIETWMISKPTRVVLNGLRKKGYEVYLVGGCVRDLILKRTPKDFDIITSAELKEVRKTFAQCEIVGKRFPICHVHVSDTIVEVSSFSTSVGNSSWKFTKYFSKPSGCNGRDYIRWRNCLQRDFTINGLMFDPYAKIVYDYMGGMEDIRKAKVRTVLPANLSFVEDCARILRAVRIAARLGFRFTREIGLSVRELSCSVSRLDKGRILMEMNYMLAFGSAEASLRLLWRFGLLEILLPIQASYFASQGFRRRDERSNMLLSLFSNLDKRVAPNRPCHCSLWIAILAFHEALVDQPRDPLVVAAFCLAVHSGGSLFEAVEIAKKISQPHGPSFDELLEPEDLDFDTALVDQVIYLAASVKTVLHKMRDQYYVSQAMSKYPQAPCSDLVFIPWALSLRVCKIFDCVRRGMERGSVPKRGEKINYESLALGSLKEVRHTFARIVFDTIYPPNQNQFSK; translated from the exons ATGGCTTTCGCGGCCCTTGGACTTGTATTGAGGACTCACCTGATACTTCCTCGCCCTCTGGTGTTCTGTGCCCGAAag GTACGGCACTGCGGTTCTATTGCGGCGGCTGAACCGGTTGCTAAACATGGAAGAG AATTAGTTGGGAGAAATAGCAAGGGACATGAATGGAAGAAGTTGAATTCTGAAGAACTAGGGATCGAGACATGGATGATATCGAAGCCAACACGGGTGGTACTGAATGGGCTAAGGAAAAAAG GGTATGAGGTCTACCTTGTTGGAGGTTGTGTACGAGATCTTATCCTGAAGAGAACTCCAAAAGACTTTGATATCATTACTTCAGCTGAACTTAAGGAG GTCCGTAAAACATTTGCACAATGTGAAATTGTTGGAAAACGATTTCCCATATGCCATGTTCATGTCAGTGATACCATTGTGGAG GTTTCGAGTTTTAGCACCTCTGTAGGTAATTCTAGTTGGAAGTTCACTAAGTATTTCAGTAAACCTTCTGGCTGCAATGGGCGTGATTATATTCGCTGGAGGAATTGCTTACAGCGGGACTTTACCATTAACGG GTTGATGTTTGATCCATATGCAAAGATAGTGTACGATTATATGGGAGGGATGGAAGATATTAGAAAAGCTAAA gTGCGCACTGTGTTACCTGCAAATCTTTCTTTTGTGGAGGACTGTG CTCGCATTTTACGTGCGGTCAGAATTGCAGCCCGTTTAGGATTTCGTTTCACTAGAGAGATAGGTCTTTCTGTAAGAGAATTATCTTGCTCAGTGTCACGACTTGATAAG GGAAGGATCCTTATGGAGATGAATTATATGCTGGCATTTGGGTCTGCAGAAGCTTCCTTGAGGTTATTATGGAGATTTGGACTTTTAGAGATACTTCTACCTATCCAA GCATCATATTTTGCTTCCCAAGGTTTTCGGAGACGTGATGAGAGATCTAACATGCTTCTT TCTTTGTTCTCCAACCTTGATAAACGTGTGGCACCTAATCGGCCATGCCATTGTAGCTTATG GATCGCTATCTTAGCATTCCATGAAGCTCTGGTTGACCAGCCTCGTGATCCATTGGTTGTTGCTGCTTTCTGCCTTGCGGTCCACAGTGGTGGATCGTTGTTTGAAGCTGTAGAAATTGCGAAGAAGATCTCCCAACCTCATGGCCCAAGCTTTGATGAATTATTAGAACCTGAAGATCTAGACTTTGATACTGCATTGGTGGATCAGGTTATTTATCTTGCAGCATCAGTCAAAACTGTATTACACAAGATGAGAGATCAGTATTATGTTTCTCAAGCAATGTCCAAATACCCACAAGCACCATGCTCAGATCTG GTTTTTATCCCATGGGCATTGTCGCTGAGGGTATGCAAGATTTTTGATTGTGTCAGAAGGGGTATGGAAAGGGGATCTGTCCCCAAACGGGGGGAAAAGATTAACTACGAGTCTTTGGCATTGGGGAGCTTGAAGGAGGTTCGACATACATTTGCAAGGATTGTTTTTGACACTATTTACCCTCCTAACCAAAACCAATTTTCTAAATGA
- the LOC132177770 gene encoding acyl carrier protein 1, chloroplastic-like → MATVSTTSASFGVSLKPCFKNNQVTGGASTLKMVTAGWTKNVFPSLRTSRFIVCCAAKPETVQKVCEIVKKQLALSDEIELTPESKFAALGADSLDTVEIVMGLEEEFGISVEEESSQNITTVQEAADLIEKLVHKKA, encoded by the exons ATGGCCACTGTGTCCACCACTTCTGCTTCCTTCGGAGTTTCCCTGAAGCCCTGCTTCAAGAATAATCAG GTCACTGGAGGGGCTTCAACTCTGAAGATGGTTACAGCAGGCTGGACAAAGAATGTCTTCCCTTCTCTAAGGACCTCCCGCTTCATTGTTTGCTGCGCG GCAAAGCCGGAGACAGTGCAAAAGGTTTGTGAGATAGTAAAGAAACAACTGGCATTGTCTGATGAGATCGAGCTCACCCCAGAGTCCAAGTTTGCTGCCCTTGGTGCTGATTCTCTTGATACG GTGGAAATAGTAATGGGTTTGGAGGAAGAATTTGGGATCAGTGTTGAGGAGGAAAGCTCTCAGAATATAACAACAGTCCAAGAAGCAGCTGATTTGATAGAGAAGCTTGTCCACAAGAAAGCCTGA